A DNA window from Thermoanaerobaculales bacterium contains the following coding sequences:
- a CDS encoding threo-3-hydroxy-L-aspartate ammonia-lyase codes for MTTPYPAGIDVDLDRLEVEIGDIAAAAARLEGVVHRTPVMGSGSLDRRAGGRVALKCESFQRTGAFKIRGAYNALAQLSYEDRRRGVLTYSSGNHAQAAALAGRLLGIDVQVVMPADAPPVKLAATRAYGATVISYDRGQTTREALAARLAAETGRTVVPPYDHPHVVAGQGTVALELIQDAGPLDLLLVPCGGGGLLSGSAVAAAALAPLCRVVGVEPEAGADATASFRTGVLHRVDDPDTIADGARTPHLGRVTFPLVRRYVHEMVTVPDEALVRAVRFLAERMKLVVEPTGALAVAALLEGVVAAAPRTGVIISGGNVDPAALARCLA; via the coding sequence TTGACCACACCCTACCCCGCCGGGATCGACGTCGACCTCGACCGGCTCGAGGTCGAGATCGGGGACATCGCGGCGGCGGCAGCTCGACTCGAGGGCGTGGTCCACCGCACGCCGGTGATGGGCTCGGGGTCCCTGGACCGGCGGGCCGGCGGAAGGGTCGCCCTCAAGTGCGAGAGCTTCCAGCGCACCGGCGCCTTCAAGATCCGCGGCGCCTACAACGCGCTCGCCCAGCTCTCCTACGAGGACCGCCGCCGCGGGGTGCTCACCTACTCGTCGGGCAACCACGCGCAGGCCGCGGCGCTCGCCGGCCGCCTGCTCGGCATCGACGTCCAGGTGGTGATGCCCGCCGACGCACCGCCGGTCAAGCTCGCGGCCACCCGCGCTTACGGCGCCACCGTGATCAGCTACGACCGCGGCCAGACGACGCGCGAGGCGCTCGCCGCCAGGCTCGCCGCGGAGACCGGCCGTACCGTGGTGCCGCCCTACGACCACCCCCACGTCGTGGCCGGCCAGGGCACGGTCGCGCTCGAGCTGATCCAGGACGCTGGGCCTCTCGATCTGCTGCTGGTCCCCTGTGGCGGCGGCGGGCTGCTGTCGGGCTCGGCGGTCGCGGCGGCCGCGCTGGCGCCTCTCTGCCGTGTGGTCGGGGTCGAGCCGGAGGCCGGGGCCGACGCCACCGCCTCGTTCCGCACCGGCGTCCTGCACCGGGTCGACGACCCCGACACCATCGCCGATGGCGCCCGCACGCCGCACCTCGGCCGGGTCACGTTCCCGCTGGTCCGGCGCTACGTCCACGAGATGGTGACCGTGCCCGACGAAGCGCTGGTGCGGGCGGTGCGGTTCCTCGCCGAGCGGATGAAGCTGGTGGTCGAGCCGACCGGCGCCCTCGCTGTCGCGGCGCTGCTCGAGGGCGTGGTGGCGGCGGCGCCGCGCACCGGCGTCATCATCTCGGGCGGCAACGTCGATCCCGCGGCGCTCGCCCGCTGCCTCGCCTAG